Sequence from the Fulvivirga ligni genome:
GGTGACATCAGAGTGACTGAAACTACAGCATGAGATCATTCTTAAAGAGTATCATATATTGTGCATTAATATTTTCATCTATACACTCACAAGCTCAGCTTGTGAGTGATATGGATGATGAAAGTAAGCTTTACGCTGAAACCAAACAGGTAAATCAATTCTTTAGAAGATTTAACGGTGAGGAAGATGAGAAAGGAGATAGGTATTATCCTAAAGATCGTCAATATCGTGATCCTAAACTGAGACAAAAATATATCAGTATCCTTTTCGACTCTCAAAACCGAGGTATCAAGTCTGAGCTAAAGCAGGAATTTATCAGCAGCGTAACTGAAAAAACTACAGCACAAACATTAGACTTCCATGGCGGAAACTGGTTTTCAGAGGTTCATACTACCTTTTCTTATGAAGGTAAGGATGTACCTGTGGTTTTGTTTATGAAACTAGAAAGCGAGAGCCAGGGCTACAAATGGGGCATATTTAAGGTGTATGCAGAAGTATTTAGAGATTATATCAAAAAGGATACTTCAAGACACGATAAATTTCTTCATCCACTAAGTCATGAGCTGGATTTTATGAATCTGCGCAAAGCTCTTGGTGAGAATAAATCCAATGTAAGCCAATTCACCGCTAACGACTACAAACCAGATTACCTCACTTTATTTTTGTATGAAATAAAAAAAGGCAATCTTAAGTTTAAAACAATACAAAACGTAAAATTTCACTTCTTCCAGTTAAATGGTTGGTATTTTGAGCTTTCAGAATTCAATCGTCCTGGCTATAACACAGGCTGGCTCATGTCTAACCTGGTTAAAGTAGCAAACAAGGATAAAGACCTATTGGAAAAGTATATCTATTATGAAGATAAGTAAATTGACATCCATAATCCTGGTAATACTATTATCAGGATTTACCCATATAAGTTTTTCTCAGCAAAAGGTAGAAGAAGAACAGGTAGAGCAGTATGAGGAAAAAGTAACTGAAATAGTAAACTTCCTCGAATACGTACTCAACACCCTGGGGGATCAATCTACATCCGCTCGTGATAAAGATGTAATCATTAATCAGAGCTACACCAAAATATTCAGAGATGCCAAAGTACAGGTAGAAGATGACCTGGATGAGGAAAGAGATGTAATCACTAACAAAGATGTACAGGCCTACCTGAAAGACATCGACTTCTTTTTTAAGAATGTAAAGTTTGATTTCAACATTGAAGACATCAGCCATTATATCAATGATAATGGAGAGCTATTCTTCAAAGTTACTATGACTCGTAATCTGAAAGGATCATCCCTGGAAGGAGACTCTGTAAACAATGTAAAAAAACGTTTTATCGAAGTTAATCTTGACCCTGAGGCTCAGGATCTTAAAATAGTTAGCTTATACACCAACCCATTGAACCAGAAAGAAGCACTGGCTAAATGGTGGAATGCACTAAGCTATGAATGGAAGGCTATCTTCAAGAGAAAGGCTGGAATAGTACAAACAGCCACAGATAGCGACATTAAAAATATTACCCAAATTGACGAACTGGATATATCAGGCAATAAGTATATTACCAATATAGAGCCATTATCCGCTCTGAATAATCTGAAAAGACTGGACATATCTAAAACCAATATTTCTGATCTTAAACCAATCAGAAACCTTACTAAGCTTGAAGAACTTAACGTTTCGAATACTCAAATTACTACCTTGGAAGCTTTAAAATATGCCAGCACTTTAAAATATTTACAAGCTCATCACACTCCGCTTACCGATATTAGTGTGGTAGCCAGATTACCCAAGCTTCAAAATTTCATTATTAATCACACATCAGTAACTGATTTCAGTCCATTAGCTGGTGCCAAGCAGTTACAAGTTCTTGATGTTGCCAAAACATCTATGATGGAGATGAGCAGCCTGTCAGGTCTACAAGCCCTTGCTGAATTAAATGTTACGGCCACCAATATTGATAATTTCGGCCCTATAGGTTCATTACCCAAGCTTGAAATTTTAAAGGCTGATAGCACTCCGGTGTATAACTTAACACCTCTACAAACTTTACCTCAGCTCAAGGTGCTATCTATCAATTACACTACTATTGATAACCTTTCACCTTTAAGCGCTATAAAAACTCTTGAGAGAGTATATTGCGACAGCACCAACATATCAAAAGAAGATGCTAACGAATTTATGTCTGCTAACAGCAGCATACTGGTAATATTTGAATCAGATAATCTTAAAAACTGGTGGGCTAACTTAAGCGTAGCCTGGCAGGATATCATTAAGCAGTTTGTGCCAATAGCCGAGAGAACGCCTTCTAAAGAGGAACTAGCCAAGATCACAGCCATAGACTCTATTAATTTTGATAACAATATCTACATAGATAATATTGAGCCTCTCAGTAAGCTTAGAAAACTAAAGCAGCTCATAGCTTCAAACACTGCTGTTAAGAGTTTGGCTCCGGTCTCTGGTTTAAGAAATCTGAAATACCTGGATATCTCTAACACTAAAATTGAAGACTTCTCCAGTATCAATAAATTTCAGCAATTAGAAATATTAAAAGCCAACAGAACCACTTTAGCCAGCTTAGATACCCTTAAAAATCTTAATCGCCTTCGTTTATTGGAAGTTGATTTCAGCCAAGTAAATGAAGAGCAGGTAAAGGCATTTTTACAGATTCACCCTGATCTATTGGTAATTTACAAGTCTGACTATCTCACTTCATGGTGGACTGACTTATCTGAGGACTGGAAAAACATTTTCTCTGCTCAGACATCATTGGGTAGCAATCCGGATAAATATCAATTGCATAAGCTTATAGCTTTAACCAAAATCAGCTTTAATGACATTGCTGTGAGTGACCTGAAACCACTGACCAATTTTGTAAGAATAAAAGAAATTAAGTTTAGCGGTACAGGCATTTCAGACCTGAGCGTTTTGGGTACATTTAAAGACCTTGAAATCATACAGGCTACCAAGAGTCCTATTTCTGATCTGAAGCCAATCCATAACTTGAAACAGCTAAAATATTTAGATATTTCTAACACTCCCGTTGAAGATCTGAGACCTTTGAGCGAGCTTTACAATCTGAAAGAATTGAACTGCGCAGGAACTCAGATTAAACGACTTAGAGACTTAGACAACCTTGCCACTTTGCAAGTGCTAGATTGCTCTAACACTAATATAAAGCACCTGGATGAAATAGCTCATCTGGACCTTAAAGTGCTAAAATGTTACAATACCCGAACATCAAGTGGCCGCGTAGAGGATTTCAAACAAGCAAATCCTGATTGCAACGTGATTTATTATTAACTATGGCAAAAGCGAAGAGAAGAACGCAAAAGAAGAAAAAGCAAAGCAAATTTAACTTACGATATTTCCTAAAATGGGGCCTCATAGCCGTTCTGGCTGTAGGCCTTTTCTTATTAGCTTTTTTCTATTCTGTAAAGCTAGGCTTGTTTGGTCAGATACCAGAAAAAGAAACGCTGGCCAAAATAGAAAACAATGTAGCTACGGA
This genomic interval carries:
- a CDS encoding leucine-rich repeat domain-containing protein yields the protein MKISKLTSIILVILLSGFTHISFSQQKVEEEQVEQYEEKVTEIVNFLEYVLNTLGDQSTSARDKDVIINQSYTKIFRDAKVQVEDDLDEERDVITNKDVQAYLKDIDFFFKNVKFDFNIEDISHYINDNGELFFKVTMTRNLKGSSLEGDSVNNVKKRFIEVNLDPEAQDLKIVSLYTNPLNQKEALAKWWNALSYEWKAIFKRKAGIVQTATDSDIKNITQIDELDISGNKYITNIEPLSALNNLKRLDISKTNISDLKPIRNLTKLEELNVSNTQITTLEALKYASTLKYLQAHHTPLTDISVVARLPKLQNFIINHTSVTDFSPLAGAKQLQVLDVAKTSMMEMSSLSGLQALAELNVTATNIDNFGPIGSLPKLEILKADSTPVYNLTPLQTLPQLKVLSINYTTIDNLSPLSAIKTLERVYCDSTNISKEDANEFMSANSSILVIFESDNLKNWWANLSVAWQDIIKQFVPIAERTPSKEELAKITAIDSINFDNNIYIDNIEPLSKLRKLKQLIASNTAVKSLAPVSGLRNLKYLDISNTKIEDFSSINKFQQLEILKANRTTLASLDTLKNLNRLRLLEVDFSQVNEEQVKAFLQIHPDLLVIYKSDYLTSWWTDLSEDWKNIFSAQTSLGSNPDKYQLHKLIALTKISFNDIAVSDLKPLTNFVRIKEIKFSGTGISDLSVLGTFKDLEIIQATKSPISDLKPIHNLKQLKYLDISNTPVEDLRPLSELYNLKELNCAGTQIKRLRDLDNLATLQVLDCSNTNIKHLDEIAHLDLKVLKCYNTRTSSGRVEDFKQANPDCNVIYY